The following proteins are encoded in a genomic region of Synechococcus sp. ROS8604:
- the aroQ gene encoding type II 3-dehydroquinate dehydratase, whose amino-acid sequence MHLLLLNGPNLNLLGQREPGLYGRQTLDQIETSLCERACADGLTLECFQSNFEGALVDRIHQAMGKVDGILINAGAYTHTSIAIRDALLGTAIPYVELHLSNTHAREPFRHRSFLADRAVGVICGFGPVSYDLALDGLVRHLRNSASGGKS is encoded by the coding sequence ATGCACCTGTTGCTGCTCAACGGCCCCAACCTCAATCTGCTGGGCCAGCGGGAACCAGGCCTCTACGGCCGCCAGACCCTTGATCAGATCGAGACATCACTCTGTGAGCGAGCCTGCGCTGATGGCCTAACGCTGGAGTGTTTCCAGAGCAATTTCGAAGGTGCCCTGGTGGACCGCATCCATCAGGCGATGGGAAAGGTGGATGGAATCCTGATTAACGCAGGGGCCTACACCCACACCTCGATTGCGATCCGTGATGCCCTTCTGGGGACAGCGATTCCCTACGTGGAGCTGCACTTGAGCAATACCCACGCCCGTGAACCGTTTCGGCATCGCTCGTTTCTGGCCGACCGTGCCGTTGGCGTGATTTGTGGTTTTGGCCCTGTGAGCTACGACTTGGCCCTGGATGGGTTGGTTCGCCACCTGCGCAACTCTGCGAGCGGAGGGAAGAGCTGA
- a CDS encoding tRNA-(ms[2]io[6]A)-hydroxylase, whose translation MASTSVASIRWLAAPTSASWLQQAIARPIEVLIDHAHCERKAAGSAVQLMFRYLCEPGLGEVLSPLAREELEHFEQVLALLRARGRYLEPLPSPGYGGFLAKHIRKGEPLRMLDSFLVAGLIEARSHERMALLAEHSPEQDLKDLYGSLLLSEARHFGLYWVLCEQRWERSVIVPRLEELAQVEVEALTGELEEPADVRMHSCGVDVR comes from the coding sequence ATGGCCTCGACATCTGTGGCCAGCATTCGTTGGTTGGCGGCACCCACGAGCGCTTCTTGGCTGCAGCAAGCGATCGCCAGACCAATAGAGGTCTTAATTGATCATGCGCACTGTGAGCGCAAAGCGGCGGGGTCTGCCGTGCAGCTGATGTTTCGCTATCTGTGCGAACCAGGCCTGGGGGAAGTGTTGAGTCCGTTGGCGCGCGAGGAGCTTGAGCATTTCGAGCAGGTGCTTGCTTTGCTACGGGCACGAGGGCGCTATCTCGAGCCTTTGCCATCCCCGGGCTATGGCGGCTTTCTTGCCAAGCACATCCGTAAAGGGGAGCCGCTGCGAATGCTGGATTCGTTTTTGGTGGCGGGTTTGATCGAAGCCCGTAGCCATGAACGGATGGCGCTGTTGGCGGAGCACAGCCCGGAGCAAGATTTAAAAGACCTTTATGGAAGCTTGTTGTTGAGTGAAGCGCGCCATTTCGGTCTTTATTGGGTGCTGTGTGAACAGCGTTGGGAGCGTTCGGTGATCGTGCCCAGGCTGGAGGAGCTTGCGCAGGTTGAAGTGGAGGCCCTGACTGGAGAATTGGAGGAGCCGGCCGACGTGAGAATGCATAGTTGTGGTGTTGATGTTCGCTGA
- a CDS encoding triacylglycerol lipase yields MRTVDPQQPVVILGGFLITAEAYEPMAEWLKHKGICNALVVPMSRLDWLLTIWRFGWRRVLDRVDDIVKQVQHHSLSGKVTLIGHSSGGVMLRLYLSDEPFEGRIYAGSKRCDRLVTLGSPHQAVRATPLRAMVDRRFPGCHESDVDYVAIAGKLDLSSGNASAFSRRGAKASYQRAIDDEGCLGDGLVPVESALLTGARSLIQDDTAHGGLFGDIWYASTQRLEAWWDFVVGSESSQDKANS; encoded by the coding sequence ATGAGAACGGTTGATCCTCAGCAGCCGGTTGTGATCCTTGGAGGCTTCTTGATTACAGCAGAGGCTTATGAACCAATGGCTGAGTGGCTAAAGCACAAGGGAATTTGCAATGCTCTGGTGGTTCCCATGTCTCGACTGGATTGGCTTTTAACTATCTGGAGATTTGGATGGAGACGCGTACTCGACCGTGTCGATGACATTGTGAAACAAGTTCAACATCACTCACTAAGTGGAAAAGTCACCTTGATTGGGCACAGCTCCGGTGGAGTGATGTTACGCCTCTATCTCAGCGATGAACCTTTTGAGGGAAGGATTTATGCGGGCTCTAAAAGATGTGATCGTTTGGTTACACTCGGCAGTCCTCATCAGGCAGTCCGTGCAACACCTTTGAGGGCGATGGTCGACCGCCGCTTTCCTGGTTGTCATGAATCTGACGTTGACTATGTCGCTATTGCCGGAAAGCTTGATTTGTCTAGTGGAAATGCCTCGGCATTCAGCCGCAGGGGCGCTAAAGCTAGTTACCAAAGAGCTATTGATGATGAAGGATGCCTCGGTGATGGACTCGTTCCAGTTGAGTCAGCTCTACTTACTGGCGCCCGCTCTCTGATTCAAGACGACACTGCCCATGGTGGTTTATTTGGAGACATCTGGTATGCATCTACGCAACGTCTTGAAGCATGGTGGGATTTTGTCGTAGGTAGTGAATCCTCACAAGACAAAGCTAATTCTTAA
- a CDS encoding acireductone dioxygenase yields MTQLRIYATQAAGIAADRASAVASTPKPLFSTSNPALISAELKTRGIKFQRWPSQPGLEQGANQEQILLAYQSLIRSVQDSDGYGTVDVMRVGGDQPSSEPLRQTFLREHQHAEDEVRFFVEGRGLFSLHINGEVLQLICEANDWIAIPAETRHWFDMGANPSYCVIRFFKKSGGWAASFTDDPIASHYPGLA; encoded by the coding sequence ATGACGCAGCTGAGGATTTACGCAACACAGGCAGCAGGCATTGCTGCAGACCGTGCTTCAGCCGTTGCATCCACACCAAAGCCACTGTTCAGCACCAGCAATCCCGCCTTGATCAGCGCAGAGCTCAAAACGCGAGGGATCAAGTTTCAACGCTGGCCAAGCCAGCCAGGGCTCGAACAAGGGGCCAATCAAGAGCAGATTCTGTTGGCCTATCAATCACTGATCCGTTCCGTCCAAGACAGCGATGGATATGGAACCGTGGACGTGATGCGCGTTGGTGGAGATCAACCCAGCAGCGAACCATTGCGCCAAACATTTCTGCGCGAACACCAGCATGCGGAAGACGAAGTGCGGTTTTTTGTGGAGGGTCGCGGCCTGTTTTCACTCCATATCAATGGGGAGGTGCTTCAGCTGATCTGCGAAGCCAATGATTGGATCGCCATTCCAGCGGAAACCCGGCACTGGTTCGACATGGGCGCGAACCCCAGCTACTGCGTGATTCGTTTTTTCAAAAAATCAGGAGGGTGGGCGGCATCCTTCACCGATGACCCAATTGCCAGTCACTATCCAGGCCTTGCCTAA
- a CDS encoding precorrin-2 C(20)-methyltransferase — MPHALQLIGVGPGDPELLTIAAVRAIETADVVAYPVARADADGMAWTIASRWTRSTQRRLPLVFPMVAEAEPRLKAWRHAADALASELRRGLSVVLLCEGDASLFASSSYVQLALRKQHPDLRVKLIPGIPAVCAAAAASAEMAIDWPLALQQDGVLIRPCPDQESDLERLLESAKADCMVLALIKLGQRWPWVRTCLDQRRLLEGSLFAQRVGWPDQVLARATEIPAESKPYFSLLLIRQTWPEVVP, encoded by the coding sequence GTGCCTCACGCTCTGCAATTGATCGGAGTGGGCCCTGGTGATCCAGAGCTTCTCACCATTGCTGCTGTTCGCGCGATTGAAACCGCCGATGTCGTGGCTTATCCCGTTGCTCGTGCTGATGCTGATGGGATGGCTTGGACCATTGCCTCTCGCTGGACGCGTTCAACGCAACGGCGGCTGCCTCTGGTCTTTCCGATGGTGGCGGAAGCCGAGCCGAGATTGAAGGCTTGGCGTCATGCTGCCGATGCGCTTGCGTCTGAGCTGCGACGCGGTTTATCGGTGGTTTTGCTCTGTGAAGGTGATGCCTCGTTGTTTGCCTCGAGCAGCTATGTGCAACTGGCACTTCGCAAGCAGCATCCTGATCTCAGGGTCAAGTTGATTCCGGGTATTCCGGCAGTTTGTGCTGCAGCAGCTGCTAGCGCGGAGATGGCGATTGATTGGCCTCTCGCCTTGCAGCAAGACGGGGTGCTGATTCGTCCTTGCCCAGACCAAGAATCAGATCTGGAGAGATTGCTTGAATCAGCTAAAGCGGACTGCATGGTGCTGGCATTGATCAAGCTGGGGCAGCGATGGCCATGGGTTCGAACTTGCCTTGACCAGCGCCGGCTGCTCGAGGGCTCCCTCTTCGCGCAACGGGTGGGTTGGCCTGATCAGGTCTTGGCGCGGGCAACCGAAATTCCCGCTGAATCGAAGCCTTATTTTTCACTGCTGCTGATTCGGCAGACTTGGCCTGAGGTAGTGCCGTGA
- a CDS encoding glycosyltransferase, with amino-acid sequence MNELLPLLLIWPLWLIRRPEQDTPIWGRRSLILLITLFTLRYLTWRVTSSLNFDSRLSISLSLLLLLAEAWLLLIGLIPLWLAWRRFPDRRFEINDRQQRWANSGWKPHVDILVPTYGEPIKVLERALIGCTNLSYPHTKVWVLDDSGRHEVKTLAAELGCRYLHRPEHVNAKAGNLNHGLRHCRGELVAVFDADFIPQRTFLDRSIGFLLEPEVALIQTPQTFINADPVMRNLGMEHWLLSDEESFYRWIQPVRDGWGAVVCAGTSFVVKRKALDQIGGFVEQAISEDFVTGISLTRQHWRLLYLQEKLSAGLAAETMADFVHQRQRWASGTLQSLRLRSGPLHPKGLSLGQRIAYLEGVMHWFNNVPRLVLMLMPLSYGLLGIIPILLNSEAALTLLLPLWGLQVLSLGWLNRGSRTAFLSELTGWVLTVPLTMTVLSNLIGRIGGFRVTPKHQRRDRGSTSVELLLPLLALVLFNLVNLQGLLSNASGLPNQVLAGRPVGLVWGVINLLSLIVAVRACWDPAAKDLAPWQKLKLEAWIEDDGGHRYPCCITALSESGAKIAYSRSPLPWVASSKLRWCQELPALPVIFTNKTDTEALLHWGDLARQDRYALIRWLFCRPGCWVDRQAPQEGRALLALFRRLIAPPKRGPFNPSMIPQHLPRVQGSAHQ; translated from the coding sequence GTGAATGAGTTGTTGCCTCTGCTGCTGATCTGGCCGCTCTGGTTGATTCGTCGCCCTGAACAAGACACCCCGATCTGGGGACGGCGCAGCCTGATCCTGCTGATCACCTTGTTCACCCTTCGCTATTTGACCTGGAGAGTCACCTCCAGCCTCAACTTTGATAGCCGCTTATCGATCAGCCTCAGCCTGCTGCTCCTGCTCGCCGAAGCCTGGCTGCTCCTCATTGGCTTGATCCCGCTCTGGCTGGCTTGGCGACGATTCCCCGATCGCCGCTTCGAGATCAACGATCGGCAACAGCGCTGGGCTAACAGCGGCTGGAAACCCCACGTGGACATCCTGGTTCCCACCTACGGCGAACCCATCAAGGTGCTCGAACGAGCCCTGATTGGCTGCACAAACTTGTCCTATCCCCACACCAAGGTGTGGGTGCTCGACGACAGCGGTCGCCATGAGGTGAAAACCCTCGCTGCCGAGCTCGGGTGCCGCTACCTGCACCGACCGGAGCACGTGAATGCCAAGGCCGGCAATCTCAACCATGGTCTGCGCCACTGCCGAGGAGAGCTGGTGGCCGTCTTCGACGCCGACTTCATTCCCCAACGCACTTTTCTAGATCGCAGCATTGGCTTTCTGCTCGAACCTGAGGTTGCGCTAATTCAGACCCCTCAGACCTTCATCAACGCGGACCCCGTGATGCGCAATCTGGGGATGGAACATTGGCTTCTGTCAGATGAAGAAAGCTTCTACCGCTGGATCCAACCGGTGCGCGATGGCTGGGGGGCGGTGGTGTGTGCAGGCACGTCGTTTGTGGTGAAACGGAAAGCACTCGATCAAATCGGTGGCTTTGTGGAACAAGCCATCTCTGAGGATTTTGTGACCGGCATCAGCCTGACGCGTCAGCACTGGCGACTGCTCTATTTGCAGGAAAAACTCAGCGCTGGATTGGCGGCCGAAACCATGGCGGATTTCGTACACCAGCGCCAACGCTGGGCCTCTGGCACCTTGCAAAGCCTTCGGCTTCGCAGCGGCCCCTTACATCCCAAGGGGTTATCGCTTGGGCAACGCATCGCCTACCTCGAAGGCGTGATGCATTGGTTCAACAACGTGCCAAGGCTGGTGCTGATGCTGATGCCACTCAGCTATGGCCTTCTGGGCATCATTCCGATCCTGCTCAACAGCGAGGCCGCATTGACCCTTCTCCTACCGCTCTGGGGCTTGCAAGTGCTGAGCCTGGGCTGGTTAAACCGTGGGTCTCGAACGGCTTTTTTAAGCGAGCTCACCGGCTGGGTGCTCACCGTTCCCCTCACCATGACCGTGCTGTCCAACCTGATTGGACGCATCGGTGGATTTCGCGTCACTCCCAAACATCAGCGCCGTGATCGTGGCAGCACCAGCGTGGAACTACTCCTGCCGCTATTGGCCCTCGTGCTGTTCAATCTGGTGAACCTCCAGGGGCTGCTCTCCAACGCCAGCGGCTTACCAAATCAGGTGCTTGCCGGTCGGCCGGTCGGGCTGGTGTGGGGCGTGATCAATCTGCTCAGTTTGATCGTGGCGGTTCGTGCCTGTTGGGACCCTGCCGCGAAGGACCTCGCCCCATGGCAAAAGCTCAAACTGGAAGCCTGGATTGAAGATGACGGCGGACATCGTTATCCCTGCTGCATCACCGCTTTAAGCGAAAGCGGCGCCAAGATCGCCTACTCCCGTTCTCCCCTTCCATGGGTGGCCAGTTCCAAGCTGCGCTGGTGCCAAGAGCTGCCTGCATTGCCAGTGATCTTTACCAACAAAACCGACACAGAAGCCCTTCTCCACTGGGGAGATTTGGCTCGGCAGGATCGCTATGCCCTGATCCGCTGGCTGTTTTGCCGGCCGGGATGCTGGGTCGACCGTCAGGCACCTCAGGAAGGCCGTGCCTTGTTGGCCCTCTTCCGGCGACTGATCGCTCCACCCAAACGCGGGCCTTTCAACCCGAGCATGATCCCGCAACACCTGCCCAGAGTCCAAGGATCAGCGCATCAATAA
- the dusB gene encoding tRNA dihydrouridine synthase DusB yields MPLKIQGRLLERQLRCRVLQSPLAGVSDRIFRQLVRRWAPDALLFTEMVNATSLELGHGRLKMDGLQEETGPIGVQLFDHHPAAMADAARRAADAGAFLIDINMGCPVRKIARKGGGSGLIRDPDLACKIVDTVVAAVGLPVTVKTRLGWCGEHNGAGAEAAVSWCRRLQDAGARMLTLHGRTREQRFSGSADWNAIAAVKAALRIPVIANGDVNSPEEALRCLRITGADGVMVGRGSMGAPWLVGQIDAALSGLPIPATPTAHARLALAKEQLLALVETRGDHGLLIARKHMSWTCTGFPSASQFRQQLMRAPTLAAALELLDQQMQQIQ; encoded by the coding sequence ATGCCGCTGAAGATTCAGGGTCGACTGTTAGAGCGACAACTCAGGTGCCGCGTCCTGCAATCCCCACTCGCTGGCGTCAGCGATCGGATCTTCAGGCAACTGGTGCGCCGCTGGGCTCCCGATGCGCTGCTGTTCACCGAGATGGTGAATGCCACCAGCCTGGAGCTGGGGCACGGTCGGCTCAAGATGGATGGGCTGCAAGAAGAGACAGGGCCCATTGGGGTGCAGCTGTTTGATCACCATCCGGCCGCAATGGCCGATGCAGCCCGGCGAGCGGCCGATGCGGGAGCTTTTTTGATCGACATCAATATGGGTTGCCCCGTCCGCAAAATCGCCCGAAAAGGAGGCGGCAGCGGGCTGATTCGCGACCCGGATCTTGCCTGCAAAATTGTGGACACGGTGGTGGCCGCCGTGGGCCTTCCCGTTACGGTGAAAACCCGCCTCGGCTGGTGTGGTGAACACAACGGCGCGGGGGCGGAGGCCGCCGTGAGCTGGTGCCGACGCTTGCAGGATGCAGGGGCGCGAATGCTGACGCTGCACGGCCGCACACGAGAGCAACGCTTCAGCGGCAGTGCGGATTGGAACGCGATTGCCGCAGTGAAAGCAGCCCTGCGTATTCCCGTGATCGCGAATGGGGATGTCAACAGCCCAGAAGAAGCGCTGCGTTGCCTGCGGATCACAGGCGCCGATGGCGTGATGGTGGGACGCGGAAGCATGGGTGCCCCTTGGCTGGTGGGCCAAATCGATGCCGCTCTGAGTGGGCTGCCGATTCCCGCCACGCCCACAGCCCATGCGCGTCTAGCCCTCGCCAAAGAACAACTCCTGGCCCTCGTCGAGACACGCGGGGATCACGGCCTGCTGATTGCGCGGAAACACATGAGCTGGACCTGCACTGGCTTCCCCAGCGCATCCCAGTTTCGGCAGCAACTGATGCGCGCCCCCACGCTCGCCGCAGCCCTTGAGTTACTCGATCAACAGATGCAGCAAATTCAGTGA
- a CDS encoding DUF1823 family protein, with amino-acid sequence MPSNPWPLSRLLLERILEDRISDRFVAERIWERLGYQPQGEGLVWLAGPETPSVWREAFPQAPEVISVRPASVQLTRSIPHEHKQLLKEQLKFAGYRIGELYPRRTRRATAVNWLLAWLASRDQLLVEEGPLPPLLDTPLNPVSGHPGDLPVR; translated from the coding sequence ATGCCCTCTAACCCCTGGCCGCTGAGCCGCTTGTTGTTGGAGCGAATCCTTGAGGACCGAATCAGTGATCGCTTTGTGGCCGAGCGGATCTGGGAGCGTTTGGGGTACCAGCCACAAGGGGAGGGCCTGGTTTGGCTCGCTGGGCCTGAGACGCCCTCGGTATGGCGAGAGGCCTTCCCCCAGGCCCCGGAAGTGATCAGTGTTCGCCCCGCATCCGTGCAACTCACCCGCTCGATTCCACACGAGCACAAACAGCTCTTGAAAGAACAGCTGAAGTTTGCCGGGTATCGAATCGGAGAGCTCTATCCACGGCGCACGCGAAGGGCGACGGCGGTGAATTGGTTGTTGGCCTGGCTTGCATCCCGCGATCAGTTGCTGGTAGAGGAGGGCCCCTTGCCACCCTTGCTGGATACGCCGCTCAATCCAGTGAGCGGCCATCCCGGTGATCTTCCCGTGCGTTGA
- a CDS encoding L,D-transpeptidase: protein MLELIATLVVDLSDQTLTVLNEQDQTVRVIPVSTGKASSPTPTGHASVLTKYRSVTMRGRTYVSPGVPYAMCITANEAICMHAAPWQEDAGQAFGVPRSHGCVRMPTKQARWLFENTPKGTKVIIQA, encoded by the coding sequence ATGCTTGAGCTCATTGCAACGCTCGTGGTCGATCTCTCCGATCAGACCCTCACCGTGCTTAACGAGCAAGATCAAACCGTCCGGGTGATTCCCGTGAGTACGGGCAAGGCTTCATCGCCCACACCCACGGGCCACGCCTCGGTGCTCACCAAGTACCGCTCGGTCACCATGCGCGGACGCACCTATGTTTCTCCAGGCGTGCCCTATGCGATGTGCATCACCGCCAACGAAGCCATTTGCATGCACGCCGCTCCCTGGCAAGAAGATGCTGGCCAAGCCTTTGGAGTGCCGAGAAGCCACGGTTGCGTCCGCATGCCCACCAAACAGGCTCGATGGCTGTTCGAGAACACCCCCAAAGGCACCAAGGTGATCATCCAGGCCTAG